A genome region from Anastrepha ludens isolate Willacy chromosome 3, idAnaLude1.1, whole genome shotgun sequence includes the following:
- the LOC128856500 gene encoding uncharacterized protein LOC128856500 — MHDQHYRRRLKMDAFVMETEEQRATSMSSMPTYQNPDDSTYAPPPVQEDMDRSTSSQYTERYDCFNFALVCVRFGVPDRVASALGTALLQDFKIKDKHGKPLIMDKSKVGREKEKCRQEVLRKRLDDSNLLAFSFDGRKDDTLTIDKIDEKYHTRMVKEPHLVILREPNSELIGYVRLEHETAEYKTTKLNGFFNDKNISLNALIGICTDGEPTNTGPHGGIIRRFELLLKRPLHCEMPSRKRPRLSRHSQKAANSRANRANESEEAHASRLADSRKREVLCRANENEEQTRLRRETLRLNSAAS; from the exons ATGCACGATCAACATTATCGGAGAAGACTAAAAATGGATGCATTTGTGATGGAAACTGAAGAGCAAAGAGCAACGTCTATGTCATCAATGCCAACATACCAAAATCCCGATGATTCAACATACGCACCGCCACCGGTTCAAGAAGATATGGATAGAAGCACAAGTTCACAATACACAGAGAGATACGATTGTTTTAACTTTGCCTTGGTATGTGTGAGATTTGGTGTGCCTGACAGAGTAGCATCAGCATTGGGAACCGCTCTTTTGcaagattttaaaattaaagataaGCATGGGAAACCTCTCATCATGGATAAATCGAAAGTTGGCAGAGAAAAAGAGAAATGCAGACAAGAAGTGCTTCGCAAACGGTTAGATGATTCCAATTTGTTAGCGTTTTCATTCGATGGCAGAAAAGATGATACTTTAACGATAGATAAAATTGATGAGAAGTATCATACTAGGATGGTAAAAGAACCTCATCTTGTTATTTTGAGAGAACCCAATTCTGAATTGATTGGTTACGTAAGACTGGAACATGAAACCGCTGAATACAAAACAACCAAATTAAATGGCTTTTTCAACGATAAAAATATATCACTGAATGCATTAATTGGAATATGCACTGACGGTGAGCCAACAAACACTGGCCCACACGGCGGAATTATACGACGATTCGAATTGCTGTTAAAAAGACCATTGCATTG tgaaatgCCTTCCCGTAAAAGGCCGCGTCTCAGTCGTCATAGTCAGAAGGCAGCAAACAGTCGAGCAAATAGAGCAAATGAGTCAGAGGAAGCGCATGCGAGTCGTTTAGCTGATTCGCGCAAGCGGGAAGTTTTGTGTAGAGCAAATGAAAACGAAGAGCAAACTAGGCTTAGGCGTGAAACATTGCGATTAAATTCCGCTGCTTCTTGA